The following proteins are encoded in a genomic region of Gimesia algae:
- a CDS encoding transposase produces the protein MGRPKRAAQAGYLYHVLNRANARMTIFETDEDYSAFERILSEAVERFEMRLLSYCIMPNHWHLVVHPSEDGQLSRFTGWLTLTHTQRWHAHRQSTGSGHVYQGRFKSLPIQDDEHFYTVCRYVERNALTANLVKRAEDWRWGSLYHWKQGTTEPQPLLSPWPQRRKPGWTEYVNQRLTEREQQALTRSIQRGAPFGDEQWTENTVRQLDLGSTIKPRGRPRS, from the coding sequence ATGGGACGACCAAAACGCGCTGCACAGGCGGGATATCTTTATCATGTGCTGAATCGGGCGAATGCCCGGATGACGATCTTTGAGACGGACGAAGACTACTCCGCGTTTGAGCGGATTTTGTCGGAGGCCGTCGAGCGGTTCGAGATGCGGCTGCTCAGCTATTGCATCATGCCCAATCATTGGCACCTGGTCGTGCATCCCAGTGAAGACGGCCAACTCTCCCGCTTCACAGGCTGGCTCACACTGACCCATACCCAGCGCTGGCACGCTCATCGCCAGAGCACCGGCTCCGGTCACGTCTACCAGGGGCGGTTCAAATCATTGCCGATCCAGGATGACGAACATTTCTATACAGTCTGTCGGTATGTTGAGCGGAATGCCTTAACGGCAAATTTGGTGAAGCGGGCCGAAGACTGGCGGTGGGGGAGCCTGTATCACTGGAAACAGGGAACAACCGAACCACAGCCTCTCTTATCTCCCTGGCCGCAGAGACGCAAACCGGGCTGGACGGAGTATGTCAATCAGCGGCTGACCGAGCGAGAGCAGCAGGCTCTGACACGTAGTATCCAGCGCGGCGCCCCCTTCGGCGATGAGCAGTGGACCGAAAACACGGTCAGACAACTGGATCTGGGAAGTACAATCAAACCGAGAGGCAGACCCCGGAGTTAA
- the miaA gene encoding tRNA (adenosine(37)-N6)-dimethylallyltransferase MiaA, whose amino-acid sequence MQFPREILQQCWFLAGPTACGKTELSLLLAEHLNAEILAMDSMSLYRGMNIGTAKASAAERERVPHHLLDLIDPHEKYSVAEYFTEAEACCREIVARGKTPLFVGGTGLYLRAILRGVFNGPSADWDYRSELESFAETEGNAALHQRLAAVDPVSAEKYHFNDVRRVARALEVYHVTGVPLSSQHAEDVLTPEECPAHVFWLLPDREWLYDRINLRVDQMLEEGLLDEVKQLLAAEVPMGRTARQALGYKELIDYLEGVWSWDRAVEMLKQQTRRFAKRQHTFFRNITECREIDVHPEDSPTDLLQKILEYE is encoded by the coding sequence ATGCAGTTTCCCCGGGAAATTCTTCAACAGTGCTGGTTTCTGGCAGGTCCCACGGCGTGTGGTAAGACTGAGCTCAGCCTGTTGCTGGCAGAACATTTGAACGCCGAAATCCTGGCAATGGACTCGATGTCGTTGTATCGAGGCATGAATATCGGAACTGCGAAAGCGTCTGCCGCCGAGCGCGAACGGGTGCCCCATCATCTGCTGGATTTGATTGATCCTCATGAAAAATACAGCGTCGCCGAATACTTTACGGAGGCGGAAGCGTGTTGCCGAGAGATCGTCGCCCGGGGAAAAACGCCGCTGTTTGTCGGTGGAACGGGTCTGTATTTGCGGGCGATTTTGCGCGGTGTCTTCAATGGACCTTCTGCAGACTGGGATTATCGCAGCGAACTGGAGTCCTTCGCAGAGACAGAAGGGAATGCAGCCCTGCATCAGCGACTGGCGGCAGTCGATCCGGTTTCTGCAGAGAAATATCATTTCAACGATGTCCGCCGCGTCGCCCGGGCGCTGGAAGTGTATCATGTGACCGGGGTTCCTCTATCGTCTCAACATGCGGAAGATGTTCTGACTCCAGAGGAATGCCCGGCGCACGTCTTCTGGTTACTGCCGGACCGGGAGTGGCTGTATGACCGCATCAATTTGCGCGTCGATCAGATGCTGGAAGAGGGCTTGCTGGACGAAGTCAAACAGCTACTCGCCGCTGAAGTCCCCATGGGTCGCACGGCTCGGCAGGCGCTGGGTTATAAAGAGCTGATCGATTACCTGGAAGGTGTGTGGTCCTGGGACCGGGCAGTCGAGATGCTGAAACAGCAGACGCGGCGCTTCGCCAAACGCCAGCATACGTTCTTTCGCAACATCACCGAGTGCCGCGAAATTGATGTTCATCCTGAAGACAGCCCGACTGACTTACTGCAAAAGATACTCGAATATGAGTGA
- the nadB gene encoding L-aspartate oxidase translates to MDPISIEPGQRYLARINPKRIPHIFTDVLIIGGGIAGSRAALEIDPRLETIIVNKGKVSQSNSAYAQGGIAGVLDPLDNITNHIQDTLAAGKNLCDEALVEFVCREAPRHIQELVELGADFDTEDGKIALTKEGGHSHRRVAHALGDATGKELMRALVLAVQSRPSIQTWTKTPTIDLVTENGKCRGAVIWNRYHGKSLIWAKQVILATGGAGCLFRETTNPPLATGDGHALAFRAGALLQDMEFMQFHPTVLYIAGGARYLISEAVRGEGAYLRDCNGVRFMSDYHPDLELAHRDIVSRAITARMLETSHSCVYLDLTHLEKSLVKERFPNISKVCASFGLDLSKDQIPVRPGAHYMIGGVKTDLQAQTSVPNLWAAGEVTSTGLHGSNRLASNSLLEGLIFGAAAGRGASQAALNQPDQYSASLLPDWDVEKRSDEDLNSKDLRNSLASLMWRDVGITRSANTLKNAKDKVDFWNRYVVDREFKTLNGWELQNMLLVSQLMITSAIERRESRGVHYRSDYPETDRAFQKHISVISTR, encoded by the coding sequence TTGGATCCGATTTCCATTGAACCTGGTCAGCGCTATCTTGCTCGTATCAACCCGAAACGCATTCCTCATATCTTTACCGATGTGCTGATCATTGGTGGTGGAATTGCCGGTTCTCGGGCGGCGCTGGAGATTGACCCGCGGCTGGAAACGATCATCGTCAACAAAGGCAAAGTCTCGCAGTCAAACAGCGCGTATGCCCAGGGTGGCATCGCGGGTGTGCTCGACCCGCTGGATAACATCACCAATCATATCCAGGATACGCTGGCGGCCGGCAAGAATCTGTGTGATGAGGCGCTGGTGGAATTTGTGTGTCGCGAAGCGCCGCGGCATATTCAGGAACTGGTGGAACTGGGAGCCGACTTCGATACCGAAGACGGCAAGATCGCGCTCACCAAAGAGGGGGGGCACAGTCATCGTCGCGTGGCCCATGCGCTGGGAGATGCCACGGGCAAAGAACTGATGCGGGCGCTGGTCCTGGCAGTGCAAAGTCGACCTTCCATTCAGACCTGGACGAAAACACCGACCATCGACCTGGTGACAGAGAACGGCAAATGCCGGGGCGCGGTGATCTGGAACCGCTACCATGGCAAATCGCTGATCTGGGCCAAACAGGTGATTTTAGCAACCGGGGGCGCGGGCTGTCTGTTTCGCGAAACGACGAATCCTCCCCTGGCGACCGGCGATGGACATGCTCTGGCATTTCGCGCCGGCGCACTGCTGCAGGACATGGAGTTCATGCAGTTCCATCCCACAGTTCTCTACATTGCCGGCGGTGCCCGCTATCTGATTTCTGAAGCGGTACGCGGCGAAGGCGCTTATCTGCGCGACTGCAATGGCGTGCGGTTCATGTCCGACTACCATCCCGATCTGGAGCTGGCGCACCGCGATATTGTGAGCCGGGCGATTACCGCACGCATGCTGGAAACCAGCCATTCCTGCGTGTATCTCGATCTGACGCATCTGGAGAAATCGCTGGTCAAAGAGCGGTTTCCCAACATCAGCAAAGTTTGTGCGAGCTTCGGGCTGGATCTCTCGAAAGATCAGATCCCCGTTCGACCGGGTGCGCATTATATGATTGGGGGCGTGAAAACCGACCTGCAGGCACAGACATCGGTGCCGAATCTGTGGGCGGCGGGCGAAGTGACTTCCACCGGTCTGCACGGCAGTAACCGGCTGGCATCGAACAGTTTGCTGGAAGGCTTGATCTTTGGCGCTGCTGCGGGGCGTGGTGCATCACAGGCAGCGTTGAATCAGCCGGACCAGTATTCGGCTTCTTTGCTGCCAGACTGGGATGTCGAAAAACGTTCCGACGAAGATTTAAACAGCAAGGACCTGCGGAATTCGCTGGCCAGCCTGATGTGGCGCGATGTGGGCATTACCCGCAGTGCCAATACATTAAAAAATGCGAAGGACAAAGTCGATTTCTGGAACCGGTATGTGGTCGATCGCGAATTCAAAACATTGAATGGCTGGGAGCTGCAGAACATGCTGCTGGTTTCACAACTGATGATCACCTCGGCGATTGAACGTCGTGAAAGTCGCGGCGTGCATTATCGCAGCGATTACCCGGAGACCGACCGTGCGTTTCAGAAACATATTTCCGTCATTTCAACCCGTTGA
- a CDS encoding response regulator produces MSSNQPPKILIVDDSDVVRRILSKALLQDGYELYTASDGEEGRQKVHALKPDLVLLDVEMPVLDGFAVLREVRANFKVDEVAVIMVTSQNDGKGITRAFEEGAFDYIPKPATDSEIKARVRNAIRALELLREQKSLRKQAEAANRSKSAFLANMSHEIRTPMTAILGYTEILELEAKSLQLPELISDSLDTIKRNGGHLMELINDILDLSKIEAGKLDVESICCSPQTIVEEVLELVQVRAEAKGLKLEAGYQFPLPAEIHSDPTRIRQILINLIGNAIKFTEVGTIRLETSFLENPGGEPQVQFTVIDQGIGMTESQMASLFRPFSQADSSTTRKYGGTGLGLTICKRLTDVLGGDISATSELNQGSRFSATVSTGNLEGVQLLQELPERKAHTAHESGSAALPEEQAFALKGKKILLAEDGPDNQKLISFILKKSGAEVTVAENGEAARKAAMRALEIGLLYDVVLMDMQMPILDGYSATRLLREQGYPGPIISLTANAMEGDREKCISVGCDDHLTKPIDRRKLVSMVADFCEAEMLV; encoded by the coding sequence ATGAGCAGTAATCAGCCCCCTAAAATATTAATCGTCGATGATTCTGACGTTGTTCGCAGAATTCTTTCTAAGGCCCTTCTGCAGGATGGGTACGAACTTTACACAGCCTCCGATGGGGAAGAAGGTCGGCAAAAAGTTCATGCGCTGAAACCAGATCTGGTGTTGCTGGATGTGGAAATGCCAGTCTTGGATGGGTTTGCAGTGCTGCGTGAAGTGCGCGCGAACTTTAAGGTGGACGAAGTCGCCGTGATAATGGTGACGTCCCAGAACGATGGTAAAGGGATTACCCGCGCTTTTGAGGAAGGCGCCTTCGATTACATTCCCAAGCCGGCCACCGATTCCGAAATCAAGGCCCGCGTGCGGAACGCGATTCGTGCGCTGGAGCTGCTGCGCGAACAGAAATCACTGCGTAAACAGGCCGAGGCTGCTAATCGTTCTAAAAGTGCCTTCCTGGCAAATATGAGTCATGAGATCCGTACGCCGATGACAGCCATTCTGGGTTATACGGAAATCCTGGAGCTGGAAGCGAAGTCACTGCAACTGCCCGAGCTGATTTCCGATTCGCTGGATACCATCAAACGCAACGGCGGGCACTTGATGGAGTTGATCAACGATATTCTGGATCTGTCAAAAATTGAGGCAGGCAAACTGGATGTCGAATCGATTTGCTGCTCCCCACAGACGATTGTGGAAGAGGTGCTGGAACTGGTTCAGGTCAGAGCAGAAGCCAAAGGGTTGAAACTGGAAGCCGGCTATCAGTTCCCGCTGCCTGCAGAGATTCATTCCGACCCGACCCGCATCCGACAGATCCTGATCAACCTGATCGGCAATGCGATTAAATTCACGGAAGTAGGCACGATTCGCCTGGAAACCTCTTTTCTGGAAAATCCTGGTGGAGAACCGCAGGTTCAGTTTACCGTGATAGACCAGGGGATCGGAATGACGGAGTCACAGATGGCCAGTCTGTTCCGTCCTTTTTCTCAGGCCGATTCCTCAACCACCCGGAAATATGGTGGAACGGGACTGGGGCTGACCATCTGCAAACGTCTGACTGATGTTCTGGGTGGTGATATTTCTGCGACCAGTGAATTGAACCAGGGATCCCGGTTCAGTGCCACCGTGAGTACAGGTAACCTGGAAGGCGTTCAGCTACTGCAGGAATTGCCTGAGAGAAAAGCTCACACGGCGCACGAATCGGGTTCTGCTGCCCTACCTGAAGAACAGGCGTTTGCACTCAAAGGGAAAAAGATCCTGCTGGCTGAGGATGGCCCTGATAACCAGAAACTGATCAGTTTTATTCTGAAGAAATCCGGAGCGGAAGTGACGGTTGCTGAAAATGGTGAAGCTGCCCGCAAGGCTGCAATGCGGGCGCTGGAAATCGGGTTGCTGTATGATGTGGTCCTGATGGATATGCAGATGCCAATTCTGGATGGCTATAGTGCGACCCGACTCCTTCGCGAGCAGGGGTATCCCGGACCGATTATTTCTCTGACCGCCAATGCCATGGAAGGAGATCGGGAAAAATGCATCAGTGTCGGCTGCGATGATCACCTGACGAAGCCCATTGATCGCAGAAAACTGGTCAGCATGGTTGCGGATTTCTGTGAAGCTGAGATGCTGGTTTAA
- a CDS encoding Gfo/Idh/MocA family protein: MEYLKVGIIGAGGIAAKMHLPELQTVENCEVVMLSGRKQSRLDVLCRKFHVPRSTHDYQAVIDDEEVNAVAIALPHPLHVEWGIKAIKAGKHVYMQKPLSTSMDEADAFVEATDNHNQTVLALPYMSNPHVLASRNYIQDGKLGTISSAQARASHGGPEVYYAGIQQILEEKPADDLWFFDADKADVGALFDMGVYAIANLVGVAGAVKSITAKLTTVAKPTKLEDTASMILEFASGALGTAQTGWCDAARTYEFSVHGTEGKLVSSRQAESLRYYCPSSQVDEDAPLVEEIVDLSNYPVQNSHQHWAACIRMGIQPPLSNAATARHVTEILLAALKSSRENRTVDITSRSSLA, translated from the coding sequence ATGGAATACTTGAAAGTCGGAATTATTGGTGCGGGTGGGATTGCCGCCAAGATGCATCTGCCGGAACTGCAGACGGTGGAAAACTGTGAAGTCGTGATGCTGTCCGGGCGGAAGCAGTCGCGGCTGGATGTGCTGTGTCGGAAATTTCATGTGCCACGTTCGACCCACGATTATCAGGCCGTCATCGACGATGAAGAAGTGAATGCGGTGGCGATCGCGCTGCCGCATCCCCTGCATGTGGAATGGGGTATTAAAGCGATCAAAGCGGGCAAGCACGTTTACATGCAGAAGCCGTTAAGCACGTCGATGGATGAAGCAGACGCATTTGTGGAAGCGACTGACAACCACAATCAGACCGTGCTGGCGCTGCCTTATATGTCGAATCCGCATGTGCTGGCCAGTCGTAATTATATTCAAGACGGAAAACTGGGAACCATTTCGTCTGCCCAGGCGCGGGCCAGTCATGGGGGGCCGGAAGTCTATTACGCAGGCATTCAACAGATCCTGGAGGAGAAACCGGCGGATGATTTGTGGTTTTTCGATGCAGACAAAGCGGATGTCGGGGCGCTGTTTGACATGGGCGTGTATGCGATTGCCAATCTGGTGGGAGTGGCCGGCGCGGTGAAGTCGATCACAGCGAAATTGACGACCGTGGCCAAACCGACGAAACTGGAAGATACGGCGTCGATGATCCTGGAATTTGCAAGTGGTGCCCTGGGAACGGCGCAGACCGGCTGGTGTGATGCCGCCCGAACCTATGAGTTCTCGGTGCATGGGACTGAAGGCAAGCTGGTCAGCAGTCGTCAGGCCGAATCGCTGCGGTATTACTGTCCCAGTTCCCAGGTGGATGAAGATGCGCCACTGGTTGAGGAAATTGTTGATCTGTCGAATTACCCGGTGCAGAATTCGCATCAGCATTGGGCTGCCTGTATCCGGATGGGGATTCAGCCGCCATTATCCAATGCGGCGACGGCCCGGCATGTGACCGAAATTCTGCTGGCCGCGTTAAAGTCATCTCGCGAAAACCGCACGGTGGACATTACTTCCCGGTCGAGTCTGGCTTGA
- a CDS encoding SDR family oxidoreductase → MSESSSSGYLQSLFGLSGKTAVVIGGTGVLGGAIADTLAQAGAHVVIVGRNAVNGAGRVKMIEELQGTAEFFKADSTSREDLEALVAHLKANGRTTDILVNGAGINAATPFLEISDEEWEQIFRVNLLSVKVACQVFGQSMLDNDVAGSIINIASMSAITPLSRVFTYSASKAAVLNLTQNLAREWAERSIRVNALSPGFFPAEQNRKVLTPERVASIMNHTPANRFGDPEELAGAVLLLAAGKAGSFVTGTNVAVDGGFSCMTI, encoded by the coding sequence ATGAGTGAATCCAGCTCATCCGGATATTTGCAGAGCCTGTTTGGCCTGTCGGGAAAAACTGCAGTGGTCATCGGTGGAACCGGCGTGCTGGGTGGTGCGATCGCCGATACCCTGGCACAGGCGGGCGCCCATGTGGTAATTGTCGGCCGTAATGCGGTAAACGGGGCCGGCCGTGTAAAGATGATTGAAGAACTGCAGGGTACTGCGGAATTTTTCAAAGCCGATTCCACCAGTCGTGAAGACCTGGAAGCGCTGGTCGCGCACCTGAAAGCGAATGGACGCACGACTGATATCCTCGTCAACGGCGCGGGCATTAATGCGGCGACGCCGTTCCTGGAAATCAGCGATGAAGAGTGGGAGCAGATCTTCCGCGTGAATCTGCTGAGTGTCAAAGTGGCCTGCCAGGTGTTTGGCCAGTCGATGCTGGACAACGATGTCGCGGGTTCAATTATCAACATCGCTTCCATGAGTGCCATCACGCCGCTGTCGCGCGTGTTTACTTATTCTGCTTCCAAAGCAGCGGTTTTGAATCTGACGCAGAACCTGGCCCGCGAATGGGCGGAACGGAGTATTCGCGTGAATGCCCTTTCTCCCGGCTTCTTTCCTGCAGAACAGAATCGAAAAGTGCTGACACCAGAGCGAGTCGCGAGTATTATGAATCATACGCCCGCCAATCGATTTGGTGATCCTGAAGAACTGGCGGGTGCCGTGCTGCTGCTGGCAGCGGGCAAGGCCGGCAGTTTTGTGACGGGAACGAATGTCGCCGTCGATGGCGGATTTTCCTGCATGACAATCTGA
- a CDS encoding Gfo/Idh/MocA family protein has protein sequence MSQPLRTNRFCLSLLLLVLFCTPVSSPAEEPKTLRIGIIGLDTSHSSNFSKILNDPQTKFDAFKHCKVVAAYPQGSRTIKESLESVPEITKAVKKQGVEIVPSIEALLEKVDAVLLESNDGRVHLEQALPVLKVGKPLFVDKPIAGDLTDVIAIYAAAEHFKTPVFSSSSLRYTDGAKKINSGVIGEIIGCDAYSPCPVESTHPDFYWYGIHGVETLYTIMGPGCETVVRVATPETDLAIGTWKTGRIGTFRGRRKADNGYQGGYGGTAFGTKGIAQIGSFSGYEPLLVEVIKFFRTGKAPVTPAESIEIYTFMSAADLSKQKAGTPVRLADVESQAREAAKKKLAPYLQTP, from the coding sequence ATGAGTCAACCACTTCGCACTAATCGTTTTTGCCTGAGCCTGCTTCTGCTGGTTTTATTCTGCACTCCGGTTTCCAGTCCTGCGGAAGAACCGAAAACACTCCGCATCGGCATCATCGGTCTGGATACATCGCATTCCAGCAACTTCTCCAAAATTCTGAATGATCCCCAGACAAAATTTGATGCGTTCAAACACTGCAAAGTCGTCGCCGCTTATCCTCAAGGGAGCCGTACGATTAAAGAGAGCCTGGAGAGCGTTCCTGAAATTACGAAAGCGGTAAAAAAGCAGGGCGTCGAAATCGTTCCCAGTATCGAAGCCTTACTGGAGAAAGTGGATGCTGTTCTGCTGGAAAGCAATGATGGTCGGGTGCATCTGGAACAGGCGCTGCCGGTCTTGAAAGTGGGCAAGCCGTTGTTTGTCGACAAACCGATCGCCGGTGATCTGACCGATGTGATTGCCATCTATGCAGCCGCAGAACATTTCAAGACGCCGGTCTTCAGCTCTTCTTCACTGCGCTATACGGATGGAGCCAAAAAAATTAATAGCGGGGTGATCGGCGAGATTATCGGCTGCGATGCGTATAGTCCCTGTCCGGTAGAAAGCACACACCCCGACTTTTACTGGTACGGCATTCACGGGGTTGAGACCCTGTACACGATCATGGGCCCTGGTTGTGAGACGGTAGTACGCGTCGCAACTCCCGAGACAGATCTGGCCATCGGCACCTGGAAAACAGGTCGCATTGGCACGTTTCGTGGTCGTCGTAAAGCCGACAATGGCTATCAGGGCGGCTATGGCGGCACGGCATTCGGCACGAAAGGCATCGCACAGATCGGCAGTTTCAGCGGTTATGAACCGCTGCTGGTCGAAGTCATCAAATTCTTCCGCACGGGCAAAGCACCTGTTACGCCGGCAGAGTCGATCGAAATCTACACGTTCATGTCAGCCGCTGATCTGAGTAAACAGAAAGCGGGCACCCCGGTCAGACTCGCCGATGTCGAGAGCCAGGCAAGGGAAGCCGCTAAGAAAAAGCTGGCCCCGTATCTGCAGACTCCCTAA
- a CDS encoding SDR family NAD(P)-dependent oxidoreductase, translating into MLPGIKLFDLTGRVAIITGGSKGLGAAMAEGLASAGANLLLTSRNQAEVEATAAQIQSDYGNRVLGMAADVTDAEQVTAMTERAISEFGKIDILINNAGINIRGPIDELTLEEFQDVQNVNVTGPWLCVRSVVPHMKAAKYGKIINLASTLGLVGMSNRTPYTASKGAMVQMTRALGLELCEYGITCNAICPGPFLTPMNEPFAETEEIKKFIVGAVAMNRWARMEEIQGAAIFLASDASSYMTGSMVTVDGGWTAR; encoded by the coding sequence ATGCTGCCTGGAATCAAACTGTTCGATTTAACTGGTCGTGTCGCCATTATTACCGGAGGTTCCAAAGGCCTGGGTGCGGCGATGGCGGAAGGTCTGGCATCTGCGGGCGCGAATTTACTGCTCACCAGTCGCAACCAGGCTGAAGTTGAAGCGACGGCGGCTCAAATTCAGTCTGACTACGGAAACAGAGTCCTCGGGATGGCCGCCGATGTGACCGATGCGGAACAGGTGACCGCGATGACCGAGCGGGCGATCTCCGAGTTCGGCAAGATTGATATTCTGATCAATAATGCGGGCATTAATATTCGTGGCCCGATTGATGAACTCACACTTGAAGAGTTTCAGGATGTGCAGAATGTGAATGTCACGGGTCCCTGGTTGTGCGTGCGATCTGTCGTACCGCATATGAAAGCAGCGAAATACGGAAAGATTATCAACCTGGCCAGCACTCTGGGACTGGTGGGCATGTCGAACCGCACGCCTTACACTGCCAGCAAAGGCGCCATGGTGCAGATGACGCGGGCACTGGGACTGGAACTGTGTGAATACGGAATCACCTGTAACGCGATCTGCCCGGGACCGTTTCTGACGCCGATGAATGAACCATTTGCGGAAACGGAAGAGATCAAGAAATTCATCGTGGGCGCGGTCGCGATGAACCGCTGGGCGCGGATGGAAGAGATCCAGGGCGCGGCGATCTTTCTGGCCAGTGATGCGTCGAGTTATATGACGGGCAGCATGGTCACCGTCGATGGCGGATGGACGGCCCGCTGA
- a CDS encoding leucine-rich repeat domain-containing protein, with protein MSADVETEPVPNNKKNRRILLHRGLIAALIAICVLVVWSIFLVMRFHSNVSAFQKQKAQLLVFDENEAGEIAVHDYGTMPGPAFIPKPFLNYHRSVTWMNWQQQPESSLEEIDALFALLPEFHKLEELYLSGFQIDQNRAVALMQIPQLKHLSIENCQLEKSTLASLLNKQYLESISLAGSTFQEDELEVLNQISTKETLKVLILSNCSITDRTAAVLSECRNLEILHLDGTQITDTGLKMLARLPHLEVLMLDHTAVTDAGVAYLTVTSKLKELSLSNTSVSDDVVDSLKQEIPALRVSDD; from the coding sequence ATGAGTGCCGATGTCGAAACCGAGCCTGTTCCCAATAACAAAAAAAACAGACGGATTCTCCTCCACCGTGGTCTGATCGCCGCTCTTATTGCAATTTGCGTTTTAGTCGTCTGGTCGATCTTCCTGGTCATGCGATTTCATTCAAATGTTTCCGCCTTCCAGAAGCAGAAGGCGCAGTTGCTGGTCTTCGATGAGAATGAAGCGGGGGAAATCGCTGTTCACGATTATGGTACAATGCCAGGTCCCGCTTTTATTCCCAAGCCCTTTTTAAATTATCATCGTTCTGTGACCTGGATGAATTGGCAGCAGCAGCCTGAAAGCAGCCTCGAGGAGATCGATGCGCTGTTTGCTCTGTTACCGGAGTTTCACAAGCTGGAAGAACTCTATTTATCAGGTTTTCAGATTGATCAAAATCGGGCAGTTGCTCTGATGCAAATTCCCCAGTTAAAACATCTGTCAATCGAGAACTGTCAGCTTGAGAAATCGACTCTGGCGTCGTTGTTAAATAAACAGTATCTGGAAAGCATCAGTCTGGCAGGTTCCACTTTTCAGGAAGACGAACTGGAAGTGCTGAACCAGATATCAACAAAAGAAACCTTAAAGGTACTGATCTTATCGAATTGCAGTATCACTGATCGTACGGCTGCAGTACTTTCCGAATGCCGCAATCTGGAAATCTTACACCTGGATGGGACGCAGATTACTGATACGGGACTGAAAATGCTGGCCCGTTTGCCGCATCTGGAAGTGCTGATGCTGGATCATACTGCGGTGACCGATGCCGGCGTGGCATACCTGACCGTCACTTCCAAACTGAAAGAATTGAGCCTGAGCAATACCAGCGTTTCCGACGACGTCGTAGATTCGCTTAAACAGGAAATTCCCGCATTACGCGTCTCTGACGACTGA
- a CDS encoding menaquinone biosynthesis family protein gives MMTDEKVLIQVGHSPDPDDAFMFHALANDKIETGKYRFTHELQDIESLNQRAFNAELELTAVSLHGYAYLTDTYAICSCGASMGDKYGPMVVAREEWSIDDLRGKKIAIPGKLTTAFLALKLLLGDDFEYEEHPFDEILNLVEQGKFDAGLIIHEGQLTYGNQGLKLVVDLGQWWFEETGLPLPLGANAIRKDMGQEMMEEVTAILKRSIEYGLEHRDEALDHALQYGRDLNRDSADEFVGMYVNDWTLDFGEKGREAVAELLKRGYEAGIIPNPVKLEFIG, from the coding sequence ATGATGACAGATGAAAAAGTATTAATTCAGGTAGGCCACAGTCCCGATCCGGACGATGCCTTTATGTTTCATGCTCTGGCCAACGACAAGATCGAAACTGGTAAGTATCGATTTACTCACGAGTTACAGGATATTGAATCGCTCAATCAGCGGGCCTTCAATGCCGAACTGGAGCTGACGGCTGTCAGTCTGCATGGTTATGCTTACCTGACAGATACCTACGCGATCTGCTCGTGTGGTGCCTCGATGGGTGACAAATATGGTCCGATGGTTGTCGCTCGCGAAGAGTGGAGCATTGACGATCTGCGGGGCAAAAAAATCGCCATTCCCGGTAAGCTGACGACTGCCTTTCTGGCTCTGAAATTACTGCTGGGCGATGATTTCGAATACGAAGAGCATCCTTTCGACGAGATCCTGAACCTGGTCGAGCAGGGCAAGTTCGACGCGGGTCTGATCATCCATGAAGGCCAGCTGACGTATGGTAATCAGGGATTGAAACTGGTCGTCGATCTGGGCCAGTGGTGGTTCGAGGAAACCGGTCTGCCTTTGCCCCTGGGTGCGAATGCGATTCGCAAAGATATGGGCCAGGAGATGATGGAAGAAGTCACCGCCATTCTGAAGCGCAGCATCGAATATGGCCTGGAACACCGGGATGAAGCGCTCGACCATGCTTTACAATACGGTCGCGATCTGAACCGGGACAGCGCTGACGAATTCGTGGGCATGTATGTCAACGACTGGACCCTGGACTTCGGCGAAAAGGGGCGGGAAGCCGTCGCGGAGTTGCTGAAGCGGGGTTACGAAGCGGGCATTATCCCTAACCCGGTCAAACTGGAATTCATTGGTTAA